The proteins below come from a single Euleptes europaea isolate rEulEur1 chromosome 5, rEulEur1.hap1, whole genome shotgun sequence genomic window:
- the ATG4B gene encoding cysteine protease ATG4B, whose translation MLRCGQMIFAQALVCRHLGRDWRWMKGKKQTDNYYNVLNAFIDKKDSYYSIHQIAQMGVGEGKSIGQWYGPNTVAQVLKKLATFDTWSSLAVHIAMDNTVVMEEIRRLCRFNYPCHGASAFPTAELDLLSNGYPDGAESTDRLLLWKPLVLLIPLRLGLTDINEAYIETLKHCFMMPQSLGVIGGKPNSAHYFIGYVDEELIYLDPHTTQPAVEPTDSCHIFDESFHCQHPPCRMSIAELDPSIAVGFFCNTEEDFNDWCQQIKKLSLIRGALPMFELVEHQPSHFSSPDVLNLTPDSSDADRLERFFDSEDEDFEILSL comes from the exons ATGCTAAGGTGCGGCCAGATGATCTTTGCTCAGGCCTTGGTCTGCAGACATTTAGGCAGAG ATTGGAGGTGGATGAAAGGGAAGAAGCAAACAGATAACTATTACAATGTTCTTAATGCTTTCATCGACAAAAAAGACAGCTACTATTCAATCCACCAAATAG CCCAGATGGGAGTTGGAGAAGGAAAATCCATAGGCCAATGGTATGGACCAAACACAGTTGCACAAGTACTCAA AAAACTTGCCACTTTTGATACATGGAGCTCCTTGGCAGTGCACATAGCCATGGATAACACTGTTGTAATGGAGGAGATTA GGAGGTTGTGCCGGTTCAACTATCCATGTCATGGGGCTTCGGCATTTCCCACTGCAGAATTGGATTTGCTGTCCAATGGGTATCCAGATGGAGCAGAGAGTACAGACAGGCTATTGCTCTGGAAACCTTTAGTACTGCTGATACCTCTTCGTCTTGGGCTCACAGACATTAATGAAGCCTATATTGAAACACTGAAG CACTGTTTTATGATGCCTCAGTCCCTAGGAGTCATTGGAGGAAAACCTAACAGTGCTCATTATTTCATTGGATATGTAG ATGAAGAACTAATCTACCTTGACCCACACACTACTCAGCCTGCTGTGGAGCCAACTGACAGTTGCCACATCTTTGATGAGAGTTTCCACTGCCAACATCCCCCCTGCAGAATGAGCATTGCGGAGCTCGATCCTTCTATTGCAGTG GGCTTCTTCTGCAACACAGAGGAAGACTTTAATGATTGGTGCCAACAAATCAAAAAG TTGTCATTGATCAGGGGAGCCCTGCCAATGTTTGAACTGGTAGAACATCAACCTTCACACTTCTCTAGCCCTGATGTTTTGAATCTCACTCCAG aCTCATCTGATGCAGACAGACTGGAAAGATTCTTTGATTCAGAGGATGAAGACTTTGAAATcttatctctttaa
- the DTYMK gene encoding thymidylate kinase produces MAGRRGALIVLEGVDRAGKSTQSRRLVEALRAGGHQAELLRFPERTTEIGRLISSYLEMKNNLEDHTVHLLFSANRWEQVPLIKQKLNQGITLVVDRYAFSGVAFTSAKENFSLEWCKQPDTGLPKPDLILFLQLCTSEAAKRGDFGNERYEDRSFQEKVLQSYYHLMKDKTLNWKVIDASKNIEDLHDEIKSFAEEAMQEAQHTPIGELWK; encoded by the exons ATGGCCGGCAGACGAGGGGCGCTGATCGTGCTGGAGGGAGTGGACCGAGCCGGCAAAAGCACGCAGAGCCGGAGGCTGGTGGAGGCTCTGCGGGCAGGGGGGCACCAGGCCGAGCTTCTCAGGTTCCCGG AAAGGACAACAGAAATTGGACGGCTAATAAGTTCCTACTTGGAAATGAAAAACAACTTGGAGGACCACACAGTGCATCTGCTATTTTCTGCTAATCGCTGGGAGCAAGT gCCATTAATTAAACAGAAGCTAAATCAAGGTATCACTCTGGTAGTGGACAGATATGCTTTTTCTGGGGTGGCCTTCACAAGTGCTAAGGAG aacTTCTCCTTGGAATGGTGTAAGCAACCTGATACAGGGCTACCAAAGCCAGACTTGATTCTCTTTCTTCAGCTGTGCACATCTGAAGCAGCCAAACGTGGAGACTTTGGAAATGAACGATATGAGGACAGATCTTTTCAGGAGAAAGTTCTACAGAGCTACTATCATCTGATGAAAGATAAGACTTTAAACTGGAAA GTGATTGATGCTTCGAAGAACATAGAAGATTTACATGACGAAATTAAATCCTTTGCGGAGGAGGCCATGCAGGAGGCTCAACACACACCCATAGGAGAATTGTGGAAATAG